In a genomic window of Spodoptera frugiperda isolate SF20-4 chromosome 18, AGI-APGP_CSIRO_Sfru_2.0, whole genome shotgun sequence:
- the LOC118278009 gene encoding uncharacterized protein LOC118278009: MCEKRTRKIKKGSHLNRLREARRIQRMQRLSSPSTSDDNTTVSVSPCPPAVDKNAQNRVILELAWKTVALMHKNRLIQQKIIALKKETSEFVASIMNNPENRKRYVEHIRMYGPTAQAQTQKPDHPPLQLEPKV; the protein is encoded by the coding sequence GTTCTCACCTGAACCGCCTGCGTGAAGCGAGGCGCATTCAGCGGATGCAGAGACTGTCGTCACCGTCCACCAGTGATGACAACACCACCGTGTCCGTGTCCCCGTGCCCACCGGCCGTCGACAAAAACGCCCAGAACAGGGTAATCCTCGAGCTGGCCTGGAAGACTGTCGCCCTCATGCACAAAAACAGGCTCATCCAACAAAAGATCATCGCATTGAAGAAGGAAACCTCAGAATTCGTCGCCTCCATCATGAACAACCCTGAAAATAGAAAACGTTACGTCGAACACATCCGCATGTACGGACCCACGGCGCAGGCGCAGACGCAGAAGCCAGACCACCCCCCACTACAACTAGAACCCAAGGTGTAA